One segment of Shewanella piezotolerans WP3 DNA contains the following:
- the ltrA gene encoding group II intron reverse transcriptase/maturase, which yields MMASIEVSASPNSAQWQSINWKAVKQHVLKLQMRIAKATREGKHGKAKALQWILTHSKSAKLLAVKRVSQNKGSKTPGIDGIIWNTDVRCMAAVNQLSRKGYHAKPLRRIYIPKKNGKLRPLGIPCMIDRAQQALHLLALEPISETAADLNSYGFRPNRSAADAIAQCFKCLCMKRSSQWVLEGDIKACFDKIGHQWLIDNIQLDKRMLKQWLGCGYVDKGLFYKTAEGTPQGGIISPTLMLLTLAGLEQLVKSIACKTGNRVNFIGYADDFVITGSSKEVLVNEIKPQLIGFLQERGLTLSDEKTHITHIDDGFDFLGFNLRKYKGKLLIKPSKSNVLSFLSNLREFIRKHPTIPVNDLIKILNPKLRGWANYYRHSVAKQVFGYVGHQLFWLLWRWAVRRHPTKSKDWVRRKYYMNRIGGWQFHGWQKIANMDCHFNLVQIAQTPIKRHVKIRSAAIPYDPEYEAYLSKRKRAKEGRNSWFDPVLAAM from the coding sequence ATGATGGCTTCAATCGAAGTTAGTGCATCTCCTAACAGCGCTCAATGGCAATCCATTAACTGGAAAGCGGTTAAGCAACATGTATTAAAGCTTCAAATGCGCATTGCAAAAGCAACCCGAGAAGGTAAACACGGTAAGGCGAAAGCGTTGCAGTGGATATTAACTCACTCTAAATCAGCAAAATTGCTTGCAGTTAAAAGAGTTTCTCAAAACAAAGGCAGCAAAACACCTGGAATCGACGGCATCATCTGGAACACCGATGTCCGGTGTATGGCGGCGGTCAATCAACTGAGCAGAAAAGGCTATCATGCCAAACCGCTCAGGCGGATCTACATCCCCAAGAAAAACGGCAAACTCAGACCTTTAGGCATTCCCTGCATGATAGACAGAGCGCAACAAGCGCTTCATCTTCTCGCCTTGGAGCCTATTTCAGAAACGGCAGCCGACCTCAATAGCTATGGCTTTCGACCTAACCGAAGCGCAGCAGATGCAATTGCACAGTGCTTCAAATGTTTGTGTATGAAGCGCTCTAGTCAGTGGGTTCTTGAGGGAGATATCAAAGCCTGTTTCGATAAGATTGGTCATCAATGGCTCATCGATAACATTCAATTAGATAAGCGAATGCTGAAACAATGGCTTGGATGTGGTTATGTTGATAAAGGATTGTTCTACAAAACAGCAGAAGGAACACCGCAAGGCGGGATAATCTCCCCAACGCTGATGTTACTGACGCTGGCTGGGTTAGAACAGTTGGTTAAGTCTATTGCTTGTAAAACAGGGAATAGAGTCAACTTTATCGGGTACGCAGATGATTTTGTTATCACAGGTTCTTCGAAGGAAGTGCTCGTCAATGAAATCAAACCGCAACTCATTGGCTTTCTACAGGAAAGAGGCTTAACACTCTCTGATGAGAAAACGCACATAACTCATATCGATGATGGTTTTGACTTTCTGGGATTCAATCTTAGGAAGTACAAAGGCAAACTGCTCATTAAACCGAGCAAGAGTAACGTTCTATCATTTTTGAGTAATCTACGTGAATTCATCAGAAAACATCCAACAATCCCCGTTAACGATTTAATCAAAATATTGAATCCGAAACTGAGAGGATGGGCGAACTATTATCGCCACAGTGTTGCAAAGCAAGTTTTCGGTTATGTAGGCCATCAACTTTTCTGGCTGTTATGGCGATGGGCGGTAAGGCGTCATCCAACGAAAAGTAAGGACTGGGTGAGGCGTAAATATTACATGAATCGCATAGGTGGGTGGCAATTCCATGGCTGGCAGAAGATTGCCAACATGGACTGCCATTTTAATCTGGTTCAGATAGCTCAAACGCCGATAAAAAGACATGTGAAAATCAGGAGCGCAGCTATACCTTACGACCCCGAATACGAAGCTTACTTAAGTAAGCGGAAACGGGCAAAGGAAGGCAGAAACTCTTGGTTTGATCCTGTTTTGGCTGCTATGTAG
- a CDS encoding propionyl-CoA synthetase has translation MKDKNTQLHASSISDPQHFWAQAAQTIDWVSSWEKVLDDSEAPFYHWFKGAKLNTCYNAVDRHVEAGRGAQVAIQYVSPVTDTEYGITYAELQAQVSRLAGYMDSIGVKKGDRVVIYMPMVPETAYAMLACARIGAIHSVVFGGFAANELATRINDAKPKLILSASCGIEPSGVVAYKPLLDNALAQATHHVEHCLILNRSQLEASLQAGRDVDWQTGMATAPNIDCVALEATDPLYILYTSGTTGQPKGVVRDNGGHSVALAWSMKHIYDIEAGDSFWAASDVGWVVGHSYIVYGPLLVGATTLMYEGKPIGTPDPGAFWRTIAKYNVKSFFTAPTAIRAIKRDDPDGEFLNSVDLSCLKNVFLAGERCDPDTLHWAEDKLKKPVIDHWWQTETGWPVAANLMGYAPVEVKAGSPALAVPGYQIEVVDVMGEQVAANESGNVVIKLPLPPGTLTTLWQNEQRYVDSYLSMYEGYYLTGDAGYKDDDGYLYIMSRIDDIINVAGHRLSTGRFEEVLCQHDAVAEAAVIGVEDELKGQVPLGLVVLKKGVTLDEQELNKQLMGLVRKEIGPVAAFRLVSAVQKLPKTRSGKILRGTMRNIADNKKYNVPATIEDPVTLDIVRNTLTRMGYADAHV, from the coding sequence GTGAAAGATAAAAACACGCAGTTACATGCAAGTTCGATCTCAGACCCGCAACATTTTTGGGCGCAAGCGGCACAAACTATAGATTGGGTGTCATCTTGGGAAAAAGTGCTCGATGACAGTGAGGCACCTTTCTATCACTGGTTTAAAGGTGCAAAACTCAACACTTGTTATAACGCAGTCGATAGGCATGTAGAGGCGGGGCGCGGAGCGCAGGTAGCGATTCAATATGTTAGTCCCGTGACCGATACTGAATACGGAATTACCTATGCAGAGTTGCAAGCTCAAGTTAGCCGCTTGGCGGGCTATATGGACTCAATCGGCGTGAAGAAAGGCGACCGTGTGGTGATTTACATGCCAATGGTGCCAGAAACCGCTTATGCCATGTTGGCCTGTGCCCGTATCGGCGCGATTCATTCAGTGGTCTTTGGTGGCTTTGCCGCTAATGAGTTAGCTACCCGCATCAATGATGCGAAACCAAAGCTAATCCTTTCTGCTTCATGCGGTATTGAGCCATCAGGCGTTGTTGCCTATAAACCATTGCTCGATAATGCATTAGCGCAAGCGACTCACCATGTTGAACATTGCCTCATTTTAAATCGAAGTCAGCTTGAAGCGAGCTTACAAGCTGGCCGAGATGTTGACTGGCAAACTGGCATGGCAACCGCGCCCAATATTGATTGTGTGGCGTTAGAGGCAACCGATCCGCTGTATATTCTTTATACCTCAGGCACAACTGGGCAACCAAAGGGGGTTGTGCGTGATAATGGTGGCCATAGTGTGGCGCTTGCGTGGTCGATGAAGCATATTTATGACATTGAGGCCGGTGATAGTTTCTGGGCAGCCTCTGATGTAGGCTGGGTAGTGGGTCACTCATACATTGTTTATGGCCCTTTGCTGGTGGGTGCCACCACCTTAATGTACGAAGGGAAGCCGATTGGTACGCCTGATCCCGGTGCATTTTGGCGAACTATTGCCAAATATAATGTGAAGAGCTTTTTTACTGCACCCACTGCAATACGCGCGATTAAACGTGACGATCCTGATGGCGAATTTTTAAATAGTGTCGATCTTTCATGCTTAAAGAATGTGTTTTTAGCAGGCGAGCGCTGCGATCCAGATACCTTGCACTGGGCTGAAGATAAACTTAAAAAACCAGTTATTGATCATTGGTGGCAAACCGAAACCGGCTGGCCTGTGGCAGCAAACCTTATGGGATATGCGCCGGTTGAGGTTAAAGCTGGCTCGCCTGCGCTGGCGGTGCCGGGTTATCAAATTGAAGTGGTTGATGTCATGGGTGAGCAAGTTGCTGCCAATGAGTCGGGTAATGTGGTGATTAAGTTGCCACTGCCACCTGGAACGCTAACCACGCTTTGGCAAAACGAGCAGCGCTATGTGGATAGTTACTTGTCCATGTATGAAGGTTATTACTTAACGGGTGATGCAGGCTATAAAGATGATGATGGTTACCTTTATATTATGAGCCGCATCGACGACATTATTAATGTTGCTGGACATCGCTTATCGACTGGGCGCTTCGAAGAGGTATTGTGTCAACACGATGCAGTGGCTGAAGCGGCAGTGATTGGCGTCGAAGATGAGTTAAAAGGGCAAGTTCCTCTAGGTTTAGTGGTACTTAAAAAAGGAGTCACACTGGATGAACAAGAGTTGAACAAACAGCTGATGGGATTGGTGCGCAAAGAGATAGGACCCGTGGCTGCATTTAGGTTAGTGAGCGCGGTACAAAAGCTGCCTAAAACCCGATCCGGTAAAATTCTACGCGGAACCATGCGCAATATCGCCGATAACAAAAAGTATAATGTCCCCGCGACTATAGAAGATCCTGTGACCTTAGATATAGTCCGTAATACCCTAACTCGCATGGGATATGCCGACGCCCACGTATAG
- a CDS encoding MerR family transcriptional regulator — translation MSDNQLPQTTYSISDLSKEFDITTRSIRFYEDQGLLKPKRRGQTRIYNLKDRVRLKLILRGKRLGFSLAETRRLFELYDADKNSSTQLHTMLDLVEDKKVALQQQMDDIKVVLMELNSAEQQCRDALANNS, via the coding sequence ATGTCAGACAACCAACTCCCCCAAACGACATACTCTATCAGTGATCTATCAAAAGAGTTTGATATCACAACTCGTAGTATTCGTTTTTATGAAGATCAAGGGCTGCTTAAACCTAAGCGCCGTGGCCAGACTCGTATCTACAATCTGAAAGATCGAGTCAGACTCAAACTTATATTACGCGGTAAGCGTTTAGGCTTTTCGCTCGCTGAAACCAGACGTTTATTCGAGCTTTACGACGCAGATAAAAACAGCAGCACACAGCTACATACTATGCTCGATTTGGTGGAAGACAAAAAAGTCGCCCTGCAACAGCAGATGGATGACATCAAAGTCGTGCTCATGGAACTAAATTCCGCGGAGCAGCAATGCCGCGATGCGCTGGCCAATAATAGCTAG
- a CDS encoding isovaleryl-CoA dehydrogenase, whose amino-acid sequence MTQLYSSLNFGLGEDVDMLRDAIQGFAANEIAPIAAKTDLDNAFPNELWPVLGDMGLLGVTVSEEYGGADMGYLAHVVAMEEISRASASIGLSYGAHSNLCVNQINRNGNSEQKAKYLPKLITGEHIGALAMSEPNAGSDVVSMKLHARKEGDRYILNGNKMWITNGPDAHTYVIYAKTDLDKGAHGITAFIVERGFKGFTQAQKLDKLGMRGSNTCELVFEECEVPEENILGGLNNGVKVLMSGLDYERVVLSGGPLGIMTACMDIVVPYIHEREQFGKSIGQFQLVQGKLADMYTGMNAAKSYIYNVAKSCDRGETTRKDAAGAILYSAELATKMALDAIQLLGGNGYVNEYATGRLLRDAKLYEIGAGTSEIRRMLIGRELFNESK is encoded by the coding sequence ATGACTCAACTCTACTCATCTCTAAACTTCGGCCTTGGCGAAGATGTCGACATGCTACGCGATGCCATACAAGGTTTTGCTGCCAATGAAATTGCCCCTATCGCGGCAAAAACCGATCTTGATAACGCCTTTCCTAATGAGCTTTGGCCTGTATTAGGCGACATGGGCTTATTAGGTGTCACCGTATCAGAAGAGTATGGTGGAGCCGACATGGGTTACCTCGCCCACGTGGTTGCTATGGAAGAGATATCACGCGCCTCAGCCTCAATAGGCTTAAGCTACGGCGCTCACTCAAACCTATGTGTAAACCAGATAAACCGTAACGGTAATAGTGAACAAAAAGCCAAGTATCTGCCTAAACTGATAACCGGTGAGCATATTGGTGCATTAGCGATGAGTGAACCCAATGCGGGCTCTGATGTAGTGTCGATGAAACTGCATGCCCGCAAAGAAGGCGATAGATACATTCTCAATGGCAATAAGATGTGGATCACCAACGGTCCAGATGCCCACACTTACGTAATCTACGCAAAAACGGATCTCGATAAAGGCGCCCACGGCATTACCGCATTTATCGTTGAGCGTGGTTTTAAAGGTTTCACTCAAGCGCAAAAGTTAGACAAGCTCGGTATGCGCGGATCAAACACCTGTGAATTGGTTTTTGAAGAGTGTGAAGTACCTGAAGAGAATATTCTTGGCGGACTCAACAATGGCGTTAAAGTGTTGATGAGCGGCCTTGATTATGAACGCGTTGTATTATCTGGTGGCCCACTTGGGATCATGACTGCCTGTATGGACATTGTTGTTCCTTATATTCACGAGCGTGAACAGTTTGGTAAATCAATCGGCCAGTTCCAATTAGTACAGGGCAAACTTGCCGATATGTACACAGGCATGAACGCCGCTAAGTCCTACATCTACAACGTTGCCAAATCTTGTGACCGTGGTGAAACCACTCGTAAAGATGCCGCAGGAGCCATTTTATACTCAGCAGAGCTAGCGACTAAGATGGCACTGGATGCGATTCAACTTCTCGGCGGTAACGGTTACGTTAATGAGTACGCCACAGGCCGCTTATTGCGTGATGCCAAACTCTATGAGATTGGCGCTGGCACCTCTGAAATTCGCCGTATGTTGATTGGTCGAGAGCTGTTTAACGAATCAAAGTAA
- a CDS encoding carboxyl transferase domain-containing protein, giving the protein MTQLSSRINARSEEFKAKFDDMAEVVHDLKSKLSQIELGGGEVARERHLSRGKLLPRQRVEKLLDPGSPFLEISQFAAYELYEDVVPAAGVIAGIGRVSGVECMIIANDATVKGGTYYPVTVKKHIRAQEIASRCHLPCIYLVDSGGANLPRQDEVFPDRDHFGRIFYNQAQMSAKGIPQIAVVMGLCTAGGAYVPAMADESIIVKEQGTIFLAGPPLVKAATGEEVTAEELGGAEVHTKISGVADHMAQNDEHALELARKSVTRLNHQKQIAAQLSPVKPPKFDINELYGIVGTDLKKPFDVKEVIARVVDDSDFDEFKANYGNTLVCGFARIHGYPVGIVANNGILFSESAQKGAHFIELCCQRKIPLLFLQNITGFMVGKKYEHEGIAKHGAKMVTAVSCANVPKFTVIIGGSYGAGNYGMCGRAFDPTMMWMWPNARISVMGGEQAAGVLATVKRDGLKRKGVDWSDEDEQSFRKPIVEQYDKEGHPYHASARLWDDGIIDPAQTRDVVGLALSAALNAPVEETKFGVFRM; this is encoded by the coding sequence GTGACTCAACTAAGCAGTCGTATTAATGCTCGCAGCGAAGAATTCAAAGCCAAGTTCGATGATATGGCTGAAGTCGTTCATGATCTTAAATCTAAACTTTCACAGATTGAACTCGGCGGCGGTGAAGTTGCTCGAGAACGTCATCTGTCTCGTGGAAAGCTGCTCCCGCGCCAACGGGTTGAAAAACTGCTCGACCCAGGCTCACCTTTTTTAGAGATCTCACAGTTTGCCGCTTATGAACTTTATGAAGATGTAGTCCCTGCCGCGGGTGTGATCGCCGGTATCGGCCGCGTCAGTGGCGTTGAGTGTATGATTATTGCCAACGATGCTACTGTAAAAGGCGGTACATATTACCCTGTAACGGTCAAGAAGCACATTCGCGCGCAAGAGATTGCTAGTCGTTGTCACCTGCCTTGTATCTACCTCGTTGATTCGGGCGGGGCAAATCTACCACGCCAAGATGAAGTGTTCCCAGACAGAGACCATTTCGGTCGGATCTTCTATAACCAAGCGCAAATGTCCGCTAAAGGTATTCCACAAATCGCGGTAGTAATGGGACTTTGTACCGCAGGGGGCGCTTATGTACCCGCTATGGCAGATGAGTCGATTATTGTTAAAGAGCAAGGCACTATTTTCCTTGCAGGCCCTCCTCTAGTCAAAGCAGCAACGGGGGAAGAGGTGACCGCAGAAGAACTCGGCGGCGCTGAAGTGCATACTAAAATATCGGGTGTGGCTGACCATATGGCGCAAAACGATGAGCACGCACTTGAGCTTGCGCGCAAATCGGTGACTCGACTTAACCATCAAAAGCAAATTGCCGCCCAGCTTAGTCCTGTAAAACCACCTAAATTCGATATTAACGAGTTATATGGCATTGTCGGTACCGATCTTAAAAAGCCTTTCGATGTCAAAGAGGTGATCGCCCGTGTCGTCGATGACTCGGACTTTGATGAGTTCAAAGCTAATTACGGTAATACCTTAGTGTGCGGCTTTGCCCGCATTCATGGCTACCCAGTCGGGATTGTGGCCAATAACGGCATTTTGTTCTCTGAGTCGGCGCAAAAAGGCGCTCACTTTATTGAACTGTGTTGTCAGCGCAAAATTCCGCTGCTGTTCTTACAGAACATTACCGGCTTTATGGTGGGCAAAAAGTACGAACATGAAGGTATCGCCAAACACGGCGCTAAAATGGTAACGGCTGTGTCATGTGCTAACGTGCCAAAATTCACCGTTATTATTGGTGGCAGCTACGGCGCTGGTAACTACGGAATGTGCGGCCGCGCCTTTGATCCTACCATGATGTGGATGTGGCCAAACGCCCGTATTTCAGTCATGGGTGGCGAACAAGCTGCAGGCGTTTTAGCAACGGTTAAGCGCGATGGACTGAAACGCAAAGGCGTTGATTGGTCAGACGAAGATGAACAAAGCTTCCGTAAGCCTATTGTTGAGCAATACGATAAAGAGGGGCATCCGTACCATGCAAGCGCTCGTCTTTGGGATGACGGTATTATTGACCCAGCACAGACCCGAGATGTTGTTGGTTTAGCCCTTTCTGCTGCGCTCAATGCGCCTGTTGAAGAGACTAAATTTGGTGTGTTCCGTATGTAA
- a CDS encoding enoyl-CoA hydratase-related protein, which yields MTNETLQLTSEQLTFVDCALNNGVAELILNRPEKHNAFDEVMISEMIKVLAHFADNSQCQVLLLKANGKNFSAGADLNWMRKQAKMDFEQNLTDANELAKLMSVLDKFPKPTIALVQGAAFGGALGLICCCDIAIANERASFCLSEVKLGLIPAVISPYVTRTMGQRAARRYMLTAERFDVQKALELQVIHETSDELDSAAAPIIAALLANSPQGMAWVKSLLSKLEDGVIDKSTLDYTSERIASIRVSKEGQEGLNAFFEKRSPDWTVDQSSASNSSNNNNSHAANALGAK from the coding sequence ATGACTAATGAAACCCTACAATTAACAAGCGAACAGCTCACTTTCGTTGACTGTGCACTTAACAATGGTGTTGCAGAGCTTATCCTTAACCGCCCAGAAAAACACAACGCTTTTGATGAGGTGATGATAAGCGAGATGATTAAAGTGCTAGCGCATTTTGCTGATAACTCGCAGTGCCAGGTGTTGCTGCTAAAAGCCAACGGCAAAAACTTCAGTGCTGGCGCCGATCTCAACTGGATGCGCAAGCAAGCTAAAATGGATTTTGAGCAAAACCTCACCGATGCTAATGAACTAGCAAAATTGATGTCCGTGCTCGATAAGTTTCCAAAACCAACTATTGCGCTAGTACAGGGTGCCGCTTTTGGGGGCGCACTTGGGCTTATTTGCTGCTGTGACATTGCCATTGCCAATGAGCGCGCAAGCTTTTGCTTAAGCGAAGTCAAACTTGGACTCATTCCTGCAGTCATCAGCCCTTATGTCACACGCACGATGGGCCAACGTGCTGCTCGTCGTTATATGCTTACCGCTGAAAGGTTCGATGTGCAAAAAGCGCTTGAGCTACAGGTAATTCATGAAACCAGCGATGAGTTAGACAGCGCCGCAGCGCCTATTATCGCAGCGCTTTTAGCCAATAGCCCACAAGGTATGGCATGGGTGAAAAGCCTGCTATCTAAACTTGAAGATGGTGTTATCGACAAATCGACCCTTGATTACACCAGCGAACGCATTGCCAGTATTCGAGTATCAAAAGAGGGCCAAGAGGGCCTGAACGCATTTTTTGAAAAGCGCAGCCCCGACTGGACTGTTGATCAAAGCTCAGCAAGTAACAGTTCAAACAATAACAATAGCCATGCTGCCAATGCGCTAGGAGCCAAATAA